A part of Hippea maritima DSM 10411 genomic DNA contains:
- the traN gene encoding conjugal transfer protein TraN, producing MIRKAIPFLVVLLFLVIPLVSYSSEYTCPYGFTLSSDNSTCYTQPQCPTGSSYNSATNRCEEQPSSGDTPCSPGWNYDRENSVCYIQANCPDNSTLQNGQCVTQPTVIDGGQPDNGTAISGWWCSNDSNDPSDAKQCYDIDGGDHLCPIDMERCLATYGDPTCPSGGTVDPTLHKCVSQTGPACPSGYTASGDKCVANPTCPGGSTYNPSTDRCEMAASESGGGGGTSCTTRAWYNNFFGKTFYFNFCIELSNGKIRVNVRDTSFGDYNYHYGSWVDISGGSGSSCVSLNGDYYCVDTSNDNIRVRFTSWDSSIGSTRSFTSNWQPIYSDGSTCGGNSTSYIICLDISNGGIRARLHSYDSGWSYGQWVPILGYTCPSGWTLSGSTCYQAASCPSGGSLDGSTDKCEANYICPSGYTYNSTDNLCEASPQCDNGTFDSDNNQCYEGDNTCPSGDYSCLPYNGANYCSPHSCVDLGDPGNSETTQADLSSYTNDGQRDDNGNCLGTVYIFNGKPYECRTAGLQTMFTNCCSEAYKKQGKVLMILPQCNKEDAKTDQFVQSGVCHYVGKYCSWHVKLLGCLQHKKVYCCFHSKLGRIIQEQGRPQLASFGYSGDWGDPESPNCRGFTPEEFQMLDFNKIDLSEYFGDVAKKVAGKQGEIQQKAQDNIQNFYNNTR from the coding sequence ATGATACGAAAAGCGATACCATTTTTGGTTGTATTGTTGTTTTTGGTAATACCGTTGGTGTCTTATTCATCTGAGTACACATGCCCTTATGGATTTACCCTTTCAAGCGATAACTCGACGTGTTACACTCAGCCTCAATGCCCCACTGGAAGCAGTTATAATTCAGCTACAAACAGATGCGAAGAGCAGCCCTCATCTGGTGATACGCCGTGTTCACCTGGATGGAATTATGACAGAGAAAATAGTGTGTGCTATATTCAGGCTAATTGCCCTGATAATTCCACTTTGCAGAATGGTCAATGTGTGACGCAGCCTACAGTCATTGATGGTGGCCAGCCGGATAACGGAACGGCAATTTCTGGATGGTGGTGTTCCAATGACAGTAATGACCCTTCAGACGCAAAGCAATGTTATGATATTGACGGCGGGGATCACTTATGCCCTATTGATATGGAGCGTTGTCTTGCAACTTACGGTGATCCCACCTGCCCAAGCGGTGGAACGGTTGACCCAACCCTGCATAAGTGTGTTTCTCAAACAGGGCCTGCATGCCCTAGTGGTTATACGGCGAGCGGAGATAAATGTGTCGCCAATCCTACCTGCCCAGGTGGAAGCACATACAATCCAAGCACAGATAGGTGTGAGATGGCGGCGAGTGAGTCTGGTGGTGGTGGGGGAACTTCGTGCACTACAAGAGCATGGTATAATAATTTTTTTGGGAAAACATTTTATTTTAATTTTTGCATAGAACTATCTAATGGAAAGATAAGAGTTAATGTAAGAGATACATCATTTGGTGATTATAATTATCATTATGGCAGTTGGGTAGATATATCTGGTGGTAGTGGATCTTCATGCGTAAGTTTGAACGGCGATTACTATTGCGTAGATACATCTAATGATAACATAAGAGTTAGGTTTACTTCTTGGGATTCTTCTATTGGTTCTACCCGTTCATTTACCAGTAATTGGCAACCTATCTACAGTGATGGTTCTACATGTGGTGGTAATTCTACTTCGTATATTATTTGTTTAGATATATCTAATGGGGGTATAAGAGCTAGGTTGCATAGCTATGATTCTGGTTGGAGCTATGGTCAATGGGTTCCGATTTTAGGTTACACCTGCCCATCCGGCTGGACTCTTTCAGGCTCAACTTGCTATCAAGCAGCTTCCTGTCCTTCTGGAGGCAGTTTAGATGGTTCAACTGATAAATGTGAGGCTAACTATATATGCCCCTCAGGTTATACTTACAACTCCACTGACAACCTCTGCGAAGCCTCTCCTCAATGCGACAATGGAACATTTGACTCTGATAACAATCAATGCTATGAGGGAGACAACACCTGTCCCAGCGGTGATTACTCCTGCCTTCCTTACAACGGCGCTAATTATTGTTCTCCTCATTCCTGCGTGGATTTAGGTGATCCAGGCAACTCTGAGACTACTCAGGCTGACTTATCATCTTACACTAATGATGGACAGCGCGACGACAATGGCAACTGCCTAGGAACCGTTTACATCTTCAACGGCAAACCCTACGAGTGCAGAACGGCAGGCCTGCAAACGATGTTTACCAACTGCTGTTCCGAGGCTTATAAAAAGCAGGGTAAAGTTTTAATGATACTGCCGCAGTGCAACAAAGAGGACGCAAAAACAGATCAATTTGTTCAATCTGGTGTTTGCCATTATGTAGGAAAATACTGCTCATGGCATGTAAAACTATTGGGCTGCCTACAGCACAAAAAAGTTTACTGCTGTTTTCATTCTAAGCTTGGTAGAATAATTCAGGAACAAGGAAGACCGCAGTTAGCCAGTTTTGGATATTCCGGTGATTGGGGAGACCCCGAAAGCCCTAACTGTCGTGGGTTTACACCTGAGGAGTTTCAAATGCTTGATTTTAATAAAATAGATTTGAGTGAGTATTTTGGGGATGTTGCCAAGAAAGTAGCCGGAAAACAAGGAGAAATACAGCAAAAAGCTCAGGATAACATACAAAACTTTTACAATAACACCAGGTAA
- a CDS encoding methyl-accepting chemotaxis protein gives MLSNITAAVEEQSASIEEVTQTVTTVTHSTREVVSSLNEVANQSVDLTEVSNQAFKMLQKLKLDHPMEDIYKLLRQAKEEIEDTINNAIKNGVISSSDIWDRDYRPIPNTNPQKYETRFTDFIKKYIQPIEDKYLAKNNKFKYFLLVDNNGYAAAHNSIYDKPLTGDYEKDLINNRSKRKFDDPVGLACARNTEPLLVQTYLRDTGNAMYDMSVPIYVEGKHWGGLRTGVEV, from the coding sequence ATGCTTTCAAATATAACAGCTGCTGTTGAGGAACAGTCGGCATCGATTGAAGAGGTAACCCAAACTGTTACAACAGTAACGCACTCTACACGTGAGGTGGTAAGCAGCTTGAATGAGGTTGCAAATCAGAGCGTTGATTTAACCGAGGTATCAAATCAGGCATTTAAGATGCTTCAGAAACTAAAGTTAGACCATCCAATGGAGGATATATATAAACTCTTAAGGCAAGCAAAAGAGGAGATAGAAGATACAATCAATAATGCAATCAAAAACGGCGTAATATCATCATCCGATATATGGGATAGAGATTACAGGCCTATTCCAAACACAAATCCACAGAAGTATGAAACAAGATTCACAGACTTTATTAAAAAATATATTCAGCCTATTGAGGACAAGTATCTGGCCAAAAATAACAAATTTAAGTACTTCTTGTTAGTGGACAACAATGGCTATGCAGCAGCCCATAACTCAATTTACGATAAGCCTCTAACAGGTGATTATGAAAAAGACTTGATAAATAATAGGTCTAAGAGAAAATTTGATGACCCGGTAGGTCTTGCCTGCGCAAGAAATACAGAACCACTCTTGGTTCAGACATATTTGAGGGACACAGGGAATGCAATGTATGATATGTCTGTTCCTATTTATGTTGAAGGCAAACATTGGGGAGGCTTAAGGACTGGAGTCGAAGTTTAA
- a CDS encoding EscU/YscU/HrcU family type III secretion system export apparatus switch protein, with protein MDKDSKKAVALRYKNQEDNAPKVVAKGRGFLADKIEKTAKKHSIYIEKDPLLAESLYKVKLNEEIPEELYEAVAKILAYIYSF; from the coding sequence ATGGATAAAGACAGCAAAAAAGCCGTAGCCCTAAGGTATAAAAATCAAGAGGATAATGCGCCTAAAGTTGTGGCAAAAGGCAGAGGCTTTTTAGCAGACAAAATAGAAAAAACAGCAAAAAAGCATAGTATATACATAGAAAAAGACCCCCTTTTAGCTGAAAGTCTCTATAAGGTTAAATTAAATGAGGAAATACCAGAGGAACTTTACGAGGCTGTAGCTAAAATTTTAGCCTACATCTACAGTTTTTGA
- a CDS encoding HD-GYP domain-containing protein: MVSVGGFDFMHTYVRLHGNLVAYYANTLCRAFGISPRKVVFAAYFHDYGKYKWDYDLFTKPELSEEDWEEIKKHPKESVEIVLKMMPERKDLLLEGSPSILDLIYLHHEKPDGSGYYGVKDIPVESAIISISDIFDSCVSDRPYRKTMSDNDAIEIALQLYGGYLDLHGYSSDVAREVLKKSVTKITILSTAG; this comes from the coding sequence ATGGTTAGTGTTGGTGGTTTTGATTTTATGCACACATACGTGAGGCTGCACGGGAATCTCGTCGCTTATTACGCCAATACCCTTTGCAGGGCCTTTGGTATTAGCCCTAGAAAAGTCGTGTTTGCCGCTTACTTTCACGACTACGGGAAGTATAAGTGGGACTATGATTTGTTTACAAAACCAGAGTTAAGTGAAGAAGACTGGGAAGAGATTAAAAAACATCCCAAAGAGAGCGTTGAAATAGTTTTGAAAATGATGCCTGAGAGAAAGGATTTACTTCTTGAGGGTTCGCCAAGCATACTGGATTTGATTTACCTGCATCATGAAAAGCCCGACGGGTCAGGATATTACGGAGTGAAAGACATACCGGTTGAGTCCGCGATCATTTCAATTAGCGACATATTTGACTCGTGTGTAAGCGATAGACCATACAGAAAGACAATGTCGGATAATGATGCTATTGAAATAGCGCTACAGCTTTACGGAGGTTATCTGGATTTACACGGTTATTCTTCTGATGTGGCACGGGAAGTATTAAAAAAATCTGTCACCAAAATAACAATACTCAGTACAGCGGGGTGA
- a CDS encoding sigma-54 interaction domain-containing protein, producing the protein MMARISIKEGYLSIIHEVSKILSKKNSLNEALKEILKILYSYWDAPISFVALYDEQSANLRITESFGMTKKEVSRGIFKKGEGIIGSIFKNEIPAVIYDIKTNPKYLNKTKIAKRVDRELVFLGVPIKVGGEKFGVLCVYKEKDREFSHDDAVKMLSTLATLIGLTKKMYERMEEERKYWEEEKELLLSNLSKDSIALNDIIGVSDAISNLKKMILKVAATDSTVLITGESGTGKSLIAKTIHKLSLRKNKPFATINCAAIPENLLESELFGYEKGAFSGAISRKKGKFELTDGGTLFLDEIGDMPLSLQAKLLNVLQDKEISRLGSEQTISIDVRIIAATNKDIKKLVSLGHFREDLFYRINVIPLHIPSLRERKEDIPILVDYFLRKFGERYKKRLSVDNPTMKILINYRWPGNIRELENTIERLIVMNDKRITPEDLPDYLKEDIEFEKEITDKVGFSDMPSTIESIEKQQIQDALKKTGYVKSKAARLLGYTIRQLDYRIKKYDIKIQKL; encoded by the coding sequence ATGATGGCGCGTATAAGTATCAAAGAAGGCTACCTATCAATTATACACGAGGTTAGTAAAATTTTAAGTAAAAAAAATTCATTAAATGAGGCGTTAAAAGAGATATTGAAGATATTATATTCCTATTGGGATGCCCCAATCTCTTTTGTTGCCCTCTATGATGAACAAAGCGCAAACTTAAGAATAACCGAAAGTTTTGGTATGACCAAGAAAGAGGTGTCAAGGGGTATATTTAAAAAGGGAGAAGGTATTATAGGAAGTATATTCAAAAACGAGATACCTGCTGTTATATACGACATAAAAACCAATCCTAAATACCTTAATAAAACAAAGATAGCAAAGAGGGTAGATAGAGAGCTTGTGTTTTTGGGTGTCCCTATAAAGGTAGGCGGAGAAAAGTTTGGAGTTCTCTGTGTGTATAAGGAAAAGGATAGGGAGTTTTCCCATGATGATGCTGTTAAGATGCTCTCAACTTTAGCTACTTTAATAGGCTTGACAAAGAAGATGTATGAGAGAATGGAGGAGGAGCGTAAGTATTGGGAAGAAGAAAAGGAGTTGCTTCTAAGTAATCTAAGCAAGGACTCCATAGCTCTAAATGACATAATAGGCGTTTCTGATGCTATTTCAAATCTCAAAAAGATGATACTAAAAGTAGCTGCTACAGATTCTACTGTATTGATTACAGGAGAATCTGGAACAGGTAAGAGTCTAATAGCTAAAACTATCCATAAATTGTCTTTAAGGAAAAACAAGCCGTTTGCTACAATAAACTGCGCAGCTATCCCAGAAAATCTTTTAGAAAGTGAATTATTTGGATATGAAAAAGGTGCATTTAGCGGTGCTATTTCAAGAAAAAAGGGTAAGTTTGAACTTACAGATGGGGGAACACTTTTTTTGGATGAAATAGGCGACATGCCTTTGAGTTTGCAGGCGAAATTGTTAAATGTTTTACAGGATAAAGAGATTTCAAGATTGGGAAGTGAACAGACAATATCTATAGATGTTAGAATTATTGCTGCCACAAACAAGGATATAAAAAAACTTGTTAGCTTAGGGCATTTTAGGGAAGACCTTTTTTATAGGATAAACGTTATACCACTCCATATTCCATCTTTGAGAGAAAGAAAAGAAGATATACCTATTTTAGTTGATTATTTTTTACGAAAATTTGGTGAGCGTTACAAAAAAAGGCTTTCGGTAGATAATCCTACAATGAAGATTTTAATCAACTATAGATGGCCTGGAAATATAAGAGAACTTGAAAACACCATAGAAAGATTGATTGTAATGAATGATAAAAGAATAACCCCTGAGGATTTACCGGATTATTTGAAAGAGGATATTGAGTTTGAGAAGGAGATAACAGATAAAGTCGGTTTTTCGGATATGCCATCAACAATAGAGTCTATAGAAAAGCAGCAGATTCAAGATGCCTTAAAAAAAACCGGCTATGTTAAATCAAAAGCCGCAAGACTGTTAGGATATACAATAAGACAGCTTGATTACAGAATAAAAAAATATGACATAAAGATTCAAAAACTGTAG
- a CDS encoding DNA-methyltransferase yields MDWKESFPKEYRCYETANGILYNADCLELLPCIPQESIDLILTDPPYGVGSNERNGINYKDEFYNVDEVSSFLYGSLKDNSRAYVFTAQKTFIDVAKWFENNGFYLHQTLIWYKKNLAGGTKKRTYDFTSTYEQILNFHKGKPHLLKKDHLSDVLEFPQPQSNYTLDKRYHIHQKPLKLIEYLIYVSTNENDIVFDPFAGSGTTAAAAERLGRRWVAIEIQPEYCQIAKERIRRFASIKPLIGFGC; encoded by the coding sequence ATGGATTGGAAAGAAAGTTTTCCGAAAGAGTATCGTTGCTATGAGACGGCAAACGGCATTCTTTATAACGCCGATTGCCTGGAGTTGCTGCCTTGCATACCTCAAGAAAGCATAGATCTTATACTCACCGACCCGCCCTATGGCGTTGGTTCGAACGAGAGAAACGGCATTAACTACAAAGACGAATTCTACAACGTTGATGAAGTATCAAGTTTTCTTTACGGTAGTTTAAAAGACAACTCAAGGGCCTATGTTTTCACTGCTCAAAAAACATTCATAGACGTTGCCAAATGGTTTGAAAACAACGGCTTTTACCTGCATCAAACCCTGATATGGTATAAGAAAAATCTTGCCGGTGGAACAAAAAAGAGAACTTACGACTTTACCTCAACTTATGAGCAAATCCTCAATTTCCACAAAGGCAAACCTCACTTACTCAAAAAAGACCACCTTTCTGACGTGCTCGAATTCCCTCAACCCCAATCAAACTACACACTCGATAAACGCTATCACATTCACCAAAAGCCTCTAAAACTAATTGAGTACCTAATCTATGTGTCCACAAACGAAAATGACATAGTCTTCGATCCTTTTGCAGGCTCAGGCACAACTGCCGCCGCAGCTGAGAGACTTGGAAGAAGATGGGTAGCGATAGAAATTCAACCAGAATACTGTCAGATAGCAAAAGAGAGAATTAGGCGATTCGCAAGTATAAAGCCTTTAATAGGCTTTGGATGTTAG
- the glnA gene encoding type I glutamate--ammonia ligase, with translation MTPEELVKKIQEEDIKLVDVRFVDLLGTWQHFTVPAHVITEEVFEEGLGFDGSSIRGWKSINESDMLVIPDAATAFVDPFTEVNTLNIICDIVDPITKEPYQRHPRAIAKKAEEYLKSTGIADIAFFGPELEFFIFDDVRFDVKSNTSYYSVDSIEGIWNSGKDEDPNLGYKIRHKEGYFPVPPADTLQDLRSEIVLELEKAGIEVEAHHHEVATAGQAEIDIKYAPLLQQADNVMKYKYLAKNVASMYGKTITFMPKPLAGDNGTGMHTHQSLWKDGKPLFAGNGYAGLSEIGLYYIGGILKHGKALAAFTNPTTISYKRLIPGFEAPINLAYSSRNRSAAIRIPMYSPSPKAKRIEVRFPDPTANPYLAFTAMLMAGLDGIINKIDPGEPLDKNIYDLPPEELARVNKMPASLEEALNELEKDYEFLLRGDVFTEDLIKTWIDYKRENEIKYVNSIPHPAEFYLYFDV, from the coding sequence ATGACTCCAGAGGAGTTGGTAAAAAAGATTCAGGAAGAAGACATTAAACTGGTAGATGTGAGGTTTGTCGACCTATTAGGCACCTGGCAGCACTTTACAGTACCGGCACATGTAATAACTGAAGAGGTCTTTGAAGAGGGTTTAGGTTTTGATGGCTCATCAATAAGAGGATGGAAAAGCATAAACGAAAGTGACATGCTAGTAATTCCCGATGCTGCAACGGCTTTTGTCGACCCATTTACGGAGGTAAACACACTCAATATCATTTGCGATATAGTAGACCCAATAACCAAAGAGCCATACCAAAGGCATCCAAGGGCTATTGCAAAGAAAGCTGAGGAGTATCTAAAATCCACAGGAATAGCTGATATAGCTTTCTTTGGACCTGAGCTTGAGTTTTTTATTTTTGACGATGTAAGATTTGATGTTAAATCAAATACATCATACTATTCAGTTGATTCTATCGAGGGTATATGGAATTCAGGTAAAGATGAAGACCCAAATCTAGGTTACAAAATAAGACACAAAGAAGGATATTTCCCTGTTCCACCAGCGGATACATTACAGGATCTAAGGAGCGAAATAGTACTCGAGCTTGAAAAAGCCGGTATAGAAGTTGAGGCGCACCACCACGAGGTTGCAACGGCAGGCCAAGCAGAGATAGACATAAAGTATGCACCGCTTCTACAGCAAGCAGACAACGTAATGAAATACAAATACTTAGCAAAAAACGTAGCATCTATGTATGGAAAAACTATAACATTCATGCCAAAACCTTTAGCTGGAGACAACGGAACGGGTATGCACACACACCAGAGTTTATGGAAAGATGGAAAACCACTATTTGCAGGCAACGGCTATGCTGGATTGAGCGAGATAGGTCTTTATTATATAGGTGGAATACTTAAACATGGTAAAGCTTTGGCAGCATTCACAAACCCAACAACGATATCATACAAAAGACTAATACCAGGCTTTGAAGCCCCAATTAACCTTGCATACTCATCAAGAAACAGATCTGCAGCAATAAGAATACCAATGTATTCACCATCACCAAAGGCAAAAAGAATAGAGGTAAGGTTCCCTGATCCAACAGCCAACCCATACTTAGCATTTACAGCTATGCTTATGGCAGGATTGGATGGAATTATAAACAAGATAGACCCAGGTGAGCCATTAGATAAAAACATTTATGATTTACCACCCGAGGAGCTTGCAAGGGTGAATAAAATGCCTGCAAGCCTTGAGGAAGCATTAAACGAGCTTGAAAAGGATTATGAATTCTTACTAAGAGGCGATGTATTCACAGAGGATTTAATAAAAACTTGGATAGATTACAAACGCGAAAATGAAATTAAATACGTAAACTCCATTCCACATCCAGCTGAGTTTTACCTATATTTTGACGTATAA
- a CDS encoding type IV conjugative transfer system protein TraL, translated as MKNYCPRYLYRPIQVLWWEADEFSIMMIFFTLAMIYGYIFWILMIAVPYGYSKFKKRYPRGFIFHLLWFIGLINFNRYPTYFEREFRE; from the coding sequence ATGAAGAACTACTGTCCACGATATTTATACAGGCCGATTCAAGTTCTATGGTGGGAAGCTGACGAGTTCTCTATAATGATGATATTCTTTACCCTTGCAATGATCTACGGATATATCTTCTGGATCTTAATGATTGCTGTTCCCTACGGTTATTCTAAGTTTAAAAAGAGATATCCAAGGGGCTTTATTTTTCATCTTTTGTGGTTTATAGGGCTCATAAACTTTAATCGTTATCCTACATACTTTGAGAGGGAGTTCCGAGAATGA
- a CDS encoding DUF4406 domain-containing protein, whose translation MFVYICHPIRGNSADDKIKNLKNILKIVRTINLTMPEVVPLVNYFADCLALCDGIEEERRKGLENDRKLLESGIVDELWVFGDEISEGMREEIEIAQKMGIPIKHIEKEVFFDFGV comes from the coding sequence ATGTTTGTTTATATTTGTCATCCGATTAGAGGTAATAGCGCAGATGATAAGATCAAAAACCTGAAAAATATACTAAAAATCGTTCGCACAATAAACCTTACCATGCCTGAGGTAGTCCCGCTTGTTAACTATTTTGCTGATTGTTTAGCTTTGTGTGATGGCATTGAGGAAGAGCGCAGAAAAGGCCTGGAAAACGACAGAAAGCTCCTTGAGAGCGGTATAGTTGACGAGCTCTGGGTTTTTGGCGACGAGATATCAGAAGGCATGAGAGAAGAAATAGAAATCGCCCAAAAAATGGGCATACCAATAAAACATATAGAAAAGGAGGTTTTCTTTGATTTTGGCGTGTGA
- a CDS encoding DUF302 domain-containing protein, with the protein MFDFKSFLGGTLLGSTSVGFTFLKLFQTKMVKEIVSPKSFEETCSAIEKVVPEFADEGWGFPFGKWDFYKVFESRNIEVKDINKIMVYFLCNAKLAAQVINVNPAMMGIMPCSWAVNEKTDGKVYIAKINIGLMSKMFTGTIREMMLEVEETEKRMFERIFA; encoded by the coding sequence ATGTTTGATTTTAAAAGTTTTCTGGGTGGTACACTGCTTGGCTCAACTTCAGTTGGTTTTACTTTTCTTAAGCTGTTTCAGACCAAGATGGTTAAAGAGATTGTAAGCCCTAAGAGTTTCGAGGAGACTTGCAGTGCCATAGAAAAGGTTGTGCCTGAATTTGCAGATGAAGGGTGGGGCTTTCCTTTCGGCAAGTGGGATTTCTATAAGGTGTTTGAAAGTAGAAATATTGAGGTAAAAGACATAAACAAAATTATGGTTTATTTTTTATGCAACGCAAAACTTGCTGCCCAAGTTATAAATGTAAATCCAGCTATGATGGGTATTATGCCATGCTCATGGGCGGTAAATGAAAAAACAGATGGAAAAGTCTATATAGCAAAAATAAATATAGGGTTAATGTCAAAGATGTTTACAGGAACGATAAGAGAGATGATGCTTGAGGTGGAAGAGACAGAAAAGAGGATGTTTGAGCGGATTTTTGCATAA
- a CDS encoding LPS-assembly protein LptD, producing MRKAVFLTSLFLLLFIQITAFASDSVVHIKANHVSYNKQLNTYYAYGSCLIYDENYTLKADKVSYNTKTSIATAKGNVILTDKKNNWIKGKEAALNYSTYKGYIKNAVLFSKNNGVGMYIRAKKIIVYSKNRYFIKDGIITTCKCQDFINFKDDSSPKWSIKAHKTYVVKGDYLFAYPVIFKAKKMPIFFSPFFYRNLDKRRKTGFLMPQIGSSNINGFEYIQPFFINLSPSQDITLYPFTYSRKGNGVKGQYRFYWTKHSKGEWNITIFKEKVPYESEKNKKTRINIKANQYADFGNYGIFKYDINLVNHKNNLRVINANNIKMTSDRYTTSKASYYISKSNYYLSLYSEYNQDLISENNRETLQKLPSLRIGIINKKLYKNLTLDFSESTTNNFRIKGNRGISSDTTAFLSYPAKISYFNFTPKVGIHQLYARWENAPDNEKFTRRSFIPDYILSTSTTIDGIFLNNNTEGFKGIKHSIKPTLKYEYIPDRDQSKFPDFVSTYSKTNQITFTFENSLTAKYLSNQSPVYKNMLYNKFEVKYDFSHNYHTPFPPVYEQTIIKPFNFLTINSQAHYFFKKHVFTDSSEDVDINIKRFGFSFGHTMARDSNYNLTDDTIKGKVYIYPVKSLYLYTSAQRSTIHNYFPSRKIGFLYQEDCWGIGLDLYFNRESEEQEDGSYKTVLNKGFWITLNLTGLFTIKKQY from the coding sequence ATGAGAAAAGCAGTTTTCCTTACTTCTCTTTTCTTGTTATTGTTTATACAAATAACCGCATTTGCAAGCGACAGCGTAGTGCATATTAAGGCAAATCATGTCTCTTATAACAAGCAACTCAACACATACTACGCTTACGGAAGCTGCCTAATATATGATGAAAATTATACTCTTAAGGCCGATAAGGTAAGCTATAATACAAAAACATCTATAGCTACGGCAAAGGGCAATGTTATATTGACTGATAAGAAGAATAACTGGATAAAAGGCAAAGAAGCTGCACTAAATTATTCAACCTACAAAGGGTACATAAAAAATGCGGTTTTATTTTCAAAAAATAACGGCGTAGGCATGTATATAAGGGCTAAAAAGATAATAGTATATTCGAAAAATAGGTATTTTATAAAAGACGGCATAATAACAACCTGCAAATGCCAAGATTTTATAAACTTTAAAGACGACAGCTCTCCAAAATGGTCTATAAAAGCCCATAAAACCTATGTAGTAAAAGGGGATTATTTGTTTGCATACCCGGTCATTTTCAAGGCTAAAAAGATGCCAATATTTTTTTCGCCATTTTTTTATAGAAATCTAGATAAAAGAAGAAAAACAGGGTTTTTGATGCCACAGATAGGCTCATCAAATATCAATGGATTTGAGTATATTCAACCGTTTTTTATAAATTTATCACCATCTCAAGACATAACCCTATATCCATTTACATATTCAAGGAAAGGCAATGGAGTTAAAGGGCAATATAGATTCTATTGGACAAAACACTCAAAGGGAGAATGGAACATAACGATATTTAAAGAGAAGGTGCCATACGAAAGTGAAAAGAATAAAAAAACAAGGATAAACATAAAGGCAAATCAATATGCCGATTTTGGAAACTATGGCATATTTAAATATGATATCAACCTGGTCAATCATAAAAACAACCTAAGGGTTATAAATGCAAACAATATAAAAATGACTTCAGATAGATACACAACATCAAAAGCCTCCTATTACATCTCTAAATCCAACTACTACTTATCGCTCTATAGTGAATACAATCAAGACTTGATATCTGAAAATAATAGAGAAACACTCCAGAAACTTCCCTCACTCAGAATAGGAATAATAAACAAAAAACTATACAAAAATCTAACACTGGACTTCTCAGAGTCGACTACAAATAACTTTAGAATAAAAGGCAATAGAGGCATTTCATCAGATACAACGGCATTTTTATCATATCCTGCAAAAATATCTTATTTTAATTTTACGCCAAAAGTAGGGATACACCAGCTTTATGCCCGTTGGGAAAACGCTCCAGATAATGAAAAGTTTACAAGAAGATCGTTTATACCAGACTACATACTATCAACAAGTACAACAATAGACGGCATATTTTTAAACAACAATACAGAAGGTTTTAAGGGCATAAAACACTCTATAAAACCTACATTGAAATATGAATACATCCCTGACCGAGACCAATCAAAATTTCCCGATTTCGTAAGCACCTATAGCAAAACAAACCAAATCACCTTCACATTTGAAAACAGTTTAACTGCAAAATATTTAAGCAATCAGTCACCTGTCTACAAAAATATGCTCTATAACAAGTTTGAGGTTAAATACGATTTTTCCCATAACTACCATACACCTTTTCCACCTGTTTATGAACAAACTATTATAAAACCATTTAATTTTTTAACTATAAACAGCCAAGCACACTATTTTTTCAAAAAACATGTCTTCACAGATTCAAGCGAGGATGTAGACATAAATATAAAAAGGTTTGGATTCAGTTTTGGACATACTATGGCAAGAGATAGTAATTACAATTTAACAGATGATACTATTAAAGGAAAAGTATATATCTATCCTGTAAAAAGCCTTTATCTTTATACATCTGCACAAAGAAGCACCATCCATAATTATTTTCCATCAAGAAAAATTGGCTTCTTATACCAGGAAGATTGCTGGGGGATTGGCCTTGATTTATACTTCAACAGGGAGTCTGAAGAGCAAGAGGACGGCTCCTACAAAACAGTATTAAATAAAGGCTTCTGGATTACCCTAAACCTAACAGGATTATTTACAATTAAAAAGCAATATTAA